A single genomic interval of Penicillium psychrofluorescens genome assembly, chromosome: 2 harbors:
- a CDS encoding uncharacterized protein (ID:PFLUO_003021-T1.cds;~source:funannotate), with protein sequence MRVAQNHTGIENRKYKLYQVKEALLDIQVWMLCAQSFLQCIPGGGLTAFGKIVLQGLGYSNRETIVMGMPADGIQLIVNVLAGVISQVIPNTRCLMMILSNIIVLIGSVLIQTLPVSQRLAPNYILYVNTIPFIMCLSLISSNIGGFTKKATCGVMMFIAYAVGQIVAPQFFIDSQAPTYPTGFRAFYVSVALMIVIEVLMVLYLVRQNRKKARTAPSESQAPAGVSSADFQDLTDREHPHFRYVY encoded by the exons ATGAGG GTTGCTCAAAATCACACGGGTATTGAAAATCGCAAATATAAACTCTACCAGGTTAAGGAGGCTCTCCTTGACATACAAGTTTGGATGCTATGTGCTCAGAGCTTTTTACAATGTATTCCCGGTGGAGGGTTGACTGCT TTTGGCAAGATCGTTCTCCAAGGCTTGGGATACTCGAACCGCGAGACCATAGTTATGGGCATGCCTGCCGATGGAATCCAACTGATCGTCAATGTCCTGGCCGGTGTTATCTCCCAGGTTATCCCTAATACAAGATGCCTGATGATGATTCTTTCCAATATCATCGTATTGATTGGAAGCGTATTAATTCAGA CTCTACCTGTCTCACAGAGACTTGCACCAAATTACA TTCTCTACGTCAACACTATTCCATTTATTATGTGCTTGAGCTTGATCTCTTCGAATATTGGTGGATTCACTAAGAAGGCCACCTGTGGT GTAATGATGTTCATTGCTTATGCTGTTGGACAAATCGTTGCTCCACAGTTTTTTATTGACAGCCAAGCCCCTACGTATCCCACTGGGTTCCGGGCATTTTACGTCAGCGTTGCCCTCATGATCGTGATCGAGGTTCTGATGGT GCTTTATTTGGTGAGACAAAATCGCAAGAAGGCCAGAACAGCCCCATCGGAATCCCAAGCGCCCGCAGGTGTATCCTCCGCGGATTTCCAGGACCTCACAGACAGGGAGCATCCTCACTTCAGATATGTTTATTGA
- a CDS encoding uncharacterized protein (ID:PFLUO_003022-T1.cds;~source:funannotate) — protein sequence MAVCSLVSGRARDGALYSNQWRREELMDPPSEAFFAAARDSIPRDLVAAKGINYMRACAILAIASIQNGQIRSMQKYSGLYHTLTSMEGLHDEKLWPKDLDPIEIEERRRLFWSIYTLDIYATVVWGGVIRYREAHSLVRYPTEVDDEFITSQGYNVPPVSPETTPFPPSGATVVSRQPVTWLRGWNFTTDLYRILEHVVDGNRRRFSSVNGTTQVWSLFSPSFMSEPIVMDRVLTLYSELPSQFRETPPITGDMSKDLFGFQSANIQATLQLLRMVLLSVEEIGVERKCDVAGELLSVFSNVPVEYLKAINSPLLHHLGGIGYILGSVMEGNLCEASYIRVRTLLLEMANLLQRLETGLHRAAGTNERLRSQVDRIDAYMRTSRLLDLTAASNTMQVSDAKAELAVPSAYPQATQPVGTTSAAGFDQMPQFQLPPELLADWPWPIDSSNSEGFFPLAFE from the exons atggcggtTTGCTCCTTGGTCTCCGGTCGGGCGCGTGACGGTGCACTGTACTCGAATCAGTGGCGCCGGGAAGAGCTCATGGATCCACCATCCGAggccttcttcgcagcagcgAGGGATTCTATTCCTCGAGATCTTGTGGCCGCCAAAGGGATTAATTACATGCGTGCTTGTGCCATCCTTGCTATTGCCAGCATTCAGAATGGTCAAATCAGAAGCATGCAGAAATATTCTGGGCTGTATCACACCCTGACGTCGATGGAAGGACTTCATGACGAAAAGCTTTGGCCAAAAGATTTAGATCCCATTGAAATCGAGGAGCGTCGGAGATTG TTCTGGTCAATTTATACCCTGGACATCTATGCGACTGTTGTGTGGGGAGGCGTTATTCGATACCGCGAGGCCCATTCATTGGTGCGCTATCCGACTGAAGTGGATGACGAATTCATCACAAGCCAAGGCTATAACGTGCCACCAGTATCACCGGAAACAACACCCTTCCCTCCAAGCGGAGCCACAGTGGTATCCCGCCAGCCTGTGACCTGGTTGCGTGGTTGGAACTTTACCACGGACCTTTATCGCATTCTTGAGCACGTTGTTGATGGAAACAGACGGCGGTTCTCTTCAGTAAATGGGACTACACAAGTCTGGTCTCTATTCAGTCCATCATTCATGTCGGAGCCAATCGTTATGGACAGAGTCCTCACTCTGTACTCCGAACTTCCATCACAGTTTCGGGAGACGCCACCAATTACAGGGGACATGTCTAAGGATTTGTTTGGATTTCAGTCAGCCAATATCCAAGCGACacttcagctccttcgcATGGTTCTTCTGtccgtggaagagattggCGTCGAGCGAAAATGTGACGTTGCAGGAGAACTGCTCAGCGTATTTTCGAATGTACCAGTCGAGTATCTGAAAGCGATCAACTCCCCTCTG CTTCATCACCTTGGCGGTATTGGTTACATCCTCGGCTCTGTCATGGAGGGAAACTTGTGCGAAGCATCCTACATCCGGGTTCGCACTTTACT CCTTGAAATGGCAAATCTACTTCAACGTCTCGAGACTGGCCTCCACCGAGCTGCCGGCACCAACGAACGACTACGGTCTCAGGTTGATCGAATAGACGCTTATATGCGTACCTCGAGGCTGCTAGATCTTACAGCAGCAAGCAACACGATGCAAGTATCGGACGCGAAGGCCGAACTTGCTGTTCCCTCGGCATATCCACAGGCTACGCAGCCCGTCGGAACCacatctgctgctggcttcgaCCAGATGCCACAGTTCCAGCTGCCACCAGAATTATTGGCAGATTGGCCATGGCCGATTGATTCCTCCAATTCCGAGGGATTTTTCCCACTAGCATTTGAATGA